A DNA window from Patagioenas fasciata isolate bPatFas1 chromosome 1, bPatFas1.hap1, whole genome shotgun sequence contains the following coding sequences:
- the LCA5L gene encoding lebercilin-like protein, with protein MISQKKNAVAQRILSARLHKIKQLKNEIFYLQQKVEASSLENHVLKELQCRHLKAIGRYENSESNLPNLLASHYNKVRALRNLLKVSQENEKNTSKKLRKVETELLKTKDAFQALHVLSENKALAEREQLYHRLSTVTEKIEVNNNRIQSLEEQLKLNNSTFSRQLAKENKKAVEAGIITKNLQMEINSLHQKMKEKDRQLYIQNIYANRIPKIQKMKRDSVPHEKSLSVNRAVQVDKQSFRSLLLSQYQAQETEKSPIQLTKEKKSSEDKNQKTKANEAYTDPQCRTEKKATKKIPKPQMFNRTHRDYLSEGRLLMEEYTCLEFMKEEKTDLLKQELDKPMKTEQALSDNVKVNKQEDAVEEYEKEEKKPDEEVNSSEKEGSKCVTPGPRMKTPIGLKKNPIFSEATENLHHGLPASGTKSRQGSFCNLRHVAQDCGETAQSKEKNSFGLYEPSFGKITKTGRKDSSTEVEGCAHMTFAERKNNLMKEFFGPGCV; from the exons AtgatttcccagaaaaaaaatgcagtggctCAGCGAATATTATCAGCAAGACTTCACAAAATTAAACAGTTgaagaatgaaatattttatttacaacaAAAAGTAGAAGCATCAAGCTTAGAAAACCACGTTTTGAAAGAGCTTCAGTGTCGACACTTGAAAGCAATAGGTAGATACGAAAATTCAGAAAGTAACTTGCCGAATCTTTTAGCCAGTCATTATAACAAGGTGAGAGCACTAAGGAATCTCCTGAAGGTGTCTCAGGAGAATGAGAAAAACACATCCAAGAAGCTCAGAAAAGTTGAAACAGAACTGCTAAAAACTAAAGATGCTTTCCAGGCCTTGCATGTGCTTTCAGAAAACAAGGCTCTTGCAGAAAGAGAACAACTTTATCACAGATTATCAACCGTTACAGAAAAAATTGAAGTGAATAATAACAGAATACAG aGCCTAGAAGAGCAGCTGAAGTTGAACAATAGCACCTTTAGTCGGCAGTTggcaaaagagaacaaaaaagctGTGGAAGCTGGGATAATTACAAAGAACTTGCAAATGGAAATTAACTCTCTTCACCAAAAAATGAAG GAAAAGGATCGACAACTTTATATACAAAATATCTATGCAAATCGGATACCTAAAATCCAAAAAATGAAAAGGGATTCAGTACCTCATGAAAAAA GTCTTAGTGTAAACAGAGCAGTACAAGTAGATAAACAGAGTTTTAGGTCACTGCTGCTGTCACAGTACCAAGctcaggaaacagaaaaaagtCCAATTCAGCTAACAAAG GAGAAAAAGTCTTCTGAAGATAAGAATCAAAAAACTAAAGCAAATGAAGCATACACAGATCCCCAATGtagaacagaaaagaaagcaaCCAAGAAAATACCAAAGCCACAAATGTTTAATAGAACACATAGag ATTATTTAAGTGAGGGAAGACTACTGATGGAAGAATACACTTGTTTGGAAtttatgaaagaagaaaagacagattTGCTTAAACAGGAGCTGGACAAACCAATGAAAACCGAACAAGCTCTAAGTGACAATGTGAAGGTGAACAAACAGGAAGATGCAGTGGAAGaatatgaaaaagaagaaaaaaagccagatGAAGAGGTAAATAGCAGTGAGAAGGAGGGGAGTAAATGTGTAACTCCAGGCCCAAGAATGAAAACACCCATtgggctgaaaaaaaaccccatcttctCAGAAGCCACTGAGAATTTGCATCATGGGCTTCCTGCATCAGGCACAAAATCCAGACAAGGTAGTTTTTGCAACCTCAGACATGTGGCTCAGGACTGTGGTGAAACAGCTcaatcaaaagagaaaaattcCTTTGGGCTATACGAACCATCTTTTGGCAAAATTACCAAAACAGGGCGGAAGGACAGTTCCACCGAAGTGGAAGGCTGCGCTCATATGACATTCgctgaaaggaaaaacaatctTATGAAAGAGTTCTTTGGACCAGGCTGTGTTTGA
- the HMGN1 gene encoding non-histone chromosomal protein HMG-14, with amino-acid sequence MPKRKVTVADGEAPEEPKRRSARLSAKPAPAKAEPKPKKLAVKDKSEDKKAQSKGKKGPKGKQTEETNPEQTKDNLPAENGEAKSEETPASDAAVEKEAKSE; translated from the exons ATGCCGAAGAGAAAG GTGACGGTCGCGGACGGGGAGGCCCCCGAGGAG CCGAAGAGGCGATCGGCGCGCCTGTCCGCG AAACCTGCTCCTGCCAAAGCAGAGCCGAAACCAAAAAAGTTGGCCGTGAAG GATAAATCTGAGGACAAGAAAGCTCAatcaaaggggaaaaaggggccTAAAGGAAAACAGACAGAAGAAACAAACCCAGAACAGACAAAGGACAACTTGCCTGCAGAAAATGGGGAAGCTAAAAGTGAGGAG accCCAGCATCTGATGCAGCAGTAGAGAAAGAAGCTAAGTCTGAGTAA
- the GET1 gene encoding guided entry of tail-anchored proteins factor 1 isoform X2: protein MAESGAWLLVLSSVFLCNALKILLPSCSSIISRLLQKDAEQESEMRAEIQNMKQELSTISMMDEFARYARLERKINKMTDKLKTHVKARTAQLAKIKWVINIVFYILQAALMISLIWKYYSEPVTVLPSKWLAPLERLVAFPTGVAGGVGITCWLVVCNKVVAIMLHPFS from the exons ATGGCGGAGAGCGGCGCctggctgctggtgctgagctccgTCTTCCTCTGCAACGCTCTCAAGATCCTCCTGCCTTCCTGCTCCTCCATC ATATCCAGATTGTTACAAAAGGATGCAGAGCAGGAATCCGAAATGAGAGCTGAAATTCAGAACATGAAGCAAGAACTCTCAACCATTAGTATGATGGATGAGTTTGCTAGATATGCCCGTctggaaagaaaaattaacaaaatgACTGACAAGCTTAAAACTCATG taaaaGCACGAACTGCCCAATTAGCCAAAATAAAGTGGGTTATAAATATTGTGTTCTACATCTTGCAG GCTGCCTTGATGATCTCTCTGATTTGGAAGTACTATTCCGAGCCAGTTACAGTGCTTCCAAGCAAATGGCTTGCTCCGCTGGAGCGCTTGGTAGCCTTTCCTACGGGGGTGGCAG GTGGTGTTGGAATTACATGTTGGCTTGTGGTTTGTAATAAAGTTGTAGCTATCATGCTACACCCTTTCAGCTAA
- the GET1 gene encoding guided entry of tail-anchored proteins factor 1 isoform X4: MAESGAWLLVLSSVFLCNALKILLPSCSSIISRLLQKDAEQESEMRAEIQNMKQELSTISMMDEFARYARLERKINKMTDKLKTHVKARTAQLAKIKWVINIVFYILQAALMISLIWKYYSEPVTVLPSKWLAPLERLVAFPTGVAVFFRTSTKLAAIP, translated from the exons ATGGCGGAGAGCGGCGCctggctgctggtgctgagctccgTCTTCCTCTGCAACGCTCTCAAGATCCTCCTGCCTTCCTGCTCCTCCATC ATATCCAGATTGTTACAAAAGGATGCAGAGCAGGAATCCGAAATGAGAGCTGAAATTCAGAACATGAAGCAAGAACTCTCAACCATTAGTATGATGGATGAGTTTGCTAGATATGCCCGTctggaaagaaaaattaacaaaatgACTGACAAGCTTAAAACTCATG taaaaGCACGAACTGCCCAATTAGCCAAAATAAAGTGGGTTATAAATATTGTGTTCTACATCTTGCAG GCTGCCTTGATGATCTCTCTGATTTGGAAGTACTATTCCGAGCCAGTTACAGTGCTTCCAAGCAAATGGCTTGCTCCGCTGGAGCGCTTGGTAGCCTTTCCTACGGGGGTGGCAG TTTTTTTCAGGACCAGCACCAAGTTGGCTGCCATCCCTTGA
- the GET1 gene encoding guided entry of tail-anchored proteins factor 1 isoform X1 → MAESGAWLLVLSSVFLCNALKILLPSCSSIISRLLQKDAEQESEMRAEIQNMKQELSTISMMDEFARYARLERKINKMTDKLKTHVKARTAQLAKIKWVINIVFYILQAALMISLIWKYYSEPVTVLPSKWLAPLERLVAFPTGVAGPAPSWLPSLEERHLYIQRCFVPVYLVTLKFHGFLHFQSFLQRHVCIRVIDAMI, encoded by the exons ATGGCGGAGAGCGGCGCctggctgctggtgctgagctccgTCTTCCTCTGCAACGCTCTCAAGATCCTCCTGCCTTCCTGCTCCTCCATC ATATCCAGATTGTTACAAAAGGATGCAGAGCAGGAATCCGAAATGAGAGCTGAAATTCAGAACATGAAGCAAGAACTCTCAACCATTAGTATGATGGATGAGTTTGCTAGATATGCCCGTctggaaagaaaaattaacaaaatgACTGACAAGCTTAAAACTCATG taaaaGCACGAACTGCCCAATTAGCCAAAATAAAGTGGGTTATAAATATTGTGTTCTACATCTTGCAG GCTGCCTTGATGATCTCTCTGATTTGGAAGTACTATTCCGAGCCAGTTACAGTGCTTCCAAGCAAATGGCTTGCTCCGCTGGAGCGCTTGGTAGCCTTTCCTACGGGGGTGGCAG GACCAGCACCAAGTTGGCTGCCATCCCTTGAAGAGAGACATTTGTATATACAAAGATGTTTTGTTCCTGTTTATCTTGTAACTCTTAAGTTTCATGGTTTTTTACACTTCCAAAGTTTCCTTCAGAGGCATGTGTGCATCAGAGTTATTGATGCAATGATTTAA
- the GET1 gene encoding guided entry of tail-anchored proteins factor 1 isoform X3, whose protein sequence is MAESGAWLLVLSSVFLCNALKILLPSCSSIISRLLQKDAEQESEMRAEIQNMKQELSTISMMDEFARYARLERKINKMTDKLKTHVKARTAQLAKIKWVINIVFYILQAALMISLIWKYYSEPVTVLPSKWLAPLERLVAFPTGVAATGPEPEIPVDVSCDEGLKPTV, encoded by the exons ATGGCGGAGAGCGGCGCctggctgctggtgctgagctccgTCTTCCTCTGCAACGCTCTCAAGATCCTCCTGCCTTCCTGCTCCTCCATC ATATCCAGATTGTTACAAAAGGATGCAGAGCAGGAATCCGAAATGAGAGCTGAAATTCAGAACATGAAGCAAGAACTCTCAACCATTAGTATGATGGATGAGTTTGCTAGATATGCCCGTctggaaagaaaaattaacaaaatgACTGACAAGCTTAAAACTCATG taaaaGCACGAACTGCCCAATTAGCCAAAATAAAGTGGGTTATAAATATTGTGTTCTACATCTTGCAG GCTGCCTTGATGATCTCTCTGATTTGGAAGTACTATTCCGAGCCAGTTACAGTGCTTCCAAGCAAATGGCTTGCTCCGCTGGAGCGCTTGGTAGCCTTTCCTACGGGGGTGGCAG caACAGGACCTGAGCCAGAAATACCTGTTGACGTGAGCTGTGATGAAGGTTTGAAACCAACAGTTTGA